The Ziziphus jujuba cultivar Dongzao chromosome 5, ASM3175591v1 genome segment gacctGTATTATCTCCAATAAATATCATTCCCCTTGGTCtcataatttattatcaataaataatcaagaaaaaataaaaataaaaaaagaccagCCATCCTCCTTTTGCCTTTATAAGGGCATCTCCACTTCCCACAGTTTATCATACACTATTATTGTTCCCAATTTCCTCCTTCCtcagacaaaaaaaataaaaaactatggGTTCCTACAGATCCTTCTCGGCCGTGGCCATGGCCACCCTCTTCTTTGCTCTTTTCACCTTATCATCGGCGCACGACATGTCGATCATCGCTTACGACAACAGTCACGCCGACAAATCGAGTTGGAGAACCGACGAGGAGGTGATGACCATGTACGAGGCGTGGCTAGCCAAGCACGGCAAGGTCTACAACGCCTTGGGGGAGAAGGACAGGAGGTTCGAGATCTTCAAGGACAACCTCAGGTACATCGTTGAGCACAACGCTCAGGACCACACCTACAAGCTTGGTCTGAACCGGTTCGCCGATCTGACCAACGAGGAGTACCGGTCAACTTACCTGGGTACCAAAAAATCAATTCGTAAGAAGAAGTTCAGCAATCGTTACGCACCCAAAGTCGGTGATAAGTTGCCGGAGTCCGTTGACTGGAGGAAGGAAGGTGCTGTTGTCGGCGTCAAGGACCAAGGAAGCTGTGGTGAGTTTCTTTACTAGTATTACTATTATTtcgattttagtttttttacctttttaaaataataatacgtgACTCTGTGGAAATAGACGGCTTAACTTGAAGGGTAGTTTTGGCAATAAAGGATTTTATTTTCTGTAAGATGCATGAATTGTGAGAATCTCCTATCTTCTTTACTTGGTTTGGTGATAAAGATTAAACTATAAAAGTCAGAGAGGGAGGATTATTGAAGCTGTGAGTGATGGGATCGGAGATTGAtcgagtttttatttttatttttattttttgtgggtTAAATGATACTCTgcttaattgtttattattcatttatacggttttgaaaattttgggagTAACGTTCTTTCCGTACTGGACCAAGtaggaaaggaaaaaagtaaataaacaactaAAACGAAAGAAATGATAGAAGAATTTGTTGTTAGAGAGAGCAAATCAAGATCTAGGATTGGCTCATAACCAGTTTACCTGCAAtagattaggaaattttttttttttttttaaacattaggtataattgaatttttgtcGATTAATAAGAGTAAGCTTTTCCCTCGATTTGAGGTACTGGCCCAGGCCTATTTTCAACTCTATGGACCCACTTAAAATATCACGGTGTTGGTGGGCCTTTTCGGTGTCTTATTGCAATAATTGCAATCATCCTCTCatatattatctatttatttattctttaattgTTTCTTGATTTCAATATAAAACAGCACAATCACAATTAATCATGCAATAGATATTCTGATGCTACCCATCGATGATTTGCTCCTAACATAGATTTAAAGTATTTCCGATAAAACAGTAAATGTTTAATATACGTAGATATAAGAGCTGATATTAGTTATCGAAGTTAATATGtatagatttttctttcaaattactttcggtcaaaatatattttataatcaaaggTATTGATAGCGAAGTAGTCGACCTGCCTTGGAAGTTGGAAATGATTGCTTTTGAAAACTTGGTATTCCATCAGGACTTTTAAAGACTTTGTTTTGCTTCCAATGTGTTGTGATCTTATGATATATTTTGTAACAAttggataataatattttgaaggGAGTTGCTGGGCTTTCTCAACTATTTCTGCCATCGAAGGGATAAATAAGCTAGTAACCGGCCAGCTTGTTTCACTGTCCGAACAAGAGTTGGTAGATTGTGATACTTCCTATAACGAAGGATGCAATGGAGGTTTAATGGACTATGCTTTTGAGTTCATCATCAACAATGGTGGAATTGACTCTGAAGAAGATTATCCTTACAAAGGTTACGATGGCAAATGTGACCAGTACAGGGTTAGTatttgttcttaaaaaaaaaaaaaggtcttttGAACAGATATGAATAGACGGAATGATATGACCTCATCCTGTTGGTCTTTTACAGAAAAATGCACATGTGGTGTCCATTGATGATTACGAAGATGTACCTGCATATAATGAGGTTGCATTGCAAAAGGCAGTCTCAAAACAGCCAGTGGCCGTTGCCATTGAAGGAGGAGGCAGGGATTTCCAGTTGTACGAATCAGTAAGTCCGAAGTTTTTTTCACCCTATCGGTTttagtatttttgtatttggaaTTCTCGTATGACTTACAATCCATGTAGCAAAGAATTGATGAATAAAATGTTTGTTTTCCTTGATTTCTTCAGGGTGTATTCACCGGAAGATGTGGTACATCATTGGACCATGGTGTTACCGCTGTTGGATATGGCACAGATGATGGTGTTGATTACTGGATTGTGAGAAACTCATGGGGTGCTAGCTGGGGAGAGGAAGGCTATATCAGGATGAAGCGTAATCTGCTGGGTGCAAGAACAGGAATATGTGGAATTGCGATGGAGGCTTCTT includes the following:
- the LOC107419994 gene encoding cysteine proteinase mucunain, whose amino-acid sequence is MGSYRSFSAVAMATLFFALFTLSSAHDMSIIAYDNSHADKSSWRTDEEVMTMYEAWLAKHGKVYNALGEKDRRFEIFKDNLRYIVEHNAQDHTYKLGLNRFADLTNEEYRSTYLGTKKSIRKKKFSNRYAPKVGDKLPESVDWRKEGAVVGVKDQGSCGSCWAFSTISAIEGINKLVTGQLVSLSEQELVDCDTSYNEGCNGGLMDYAFEFIINNGGIDSEEDYPYKGYDGKCDQYRKNAHVVSIDDYEDVPAYNEVALQKAVSKQPVAVAIEGGGRDFQLYESGVFTGRCGTSLDHGVTAVGYGTDDGVDYWIVRNSWGASWGEEGYIRMKRNLLGARTGICGIAMEASYPIKTGDNPPNPGPSPPSPVKPPQVCDNYYSCPESNTCCCTFEFGNYCLEWGCCPLEAATCCDDHYSCCPHDFPVCDVNAGLCLLSKDNPLGVKALKRTAAKSHFPFGKFGFRGSA